One window from the genome of Roseisolibacter agri encodes:
- a CDS encoding methyl-accepting chemotaxis protein produces MLRLPTLTVRAKIVLLPTLAGVSAVLVLAATFFFGRRTQADFVTLERGHYAALDQSRAAEADLTVLQRVMQDAVAASDAGALTAADSVAGVLKGHLESSKANPTVRAAELDALQAMAATYYTTARPATERMIAAAAGDTTVSQDSVMAGVQTMRASYNALKDSLAARTRRQEAAVSAAFATARANQAQTVPVVSAVLVIGILVLALLSAWIIRNVLAALRGMARAAQGIARGDVDQVVEHRSADELGTLAQSFRETIGYLKDVAGAADSLARGDLSVKVAPRSEQDALARSMARATDTLRRVSTETQALIDAARDGDLRRRGDAAAFEGAYAELVGGTNRMLDAMTAPLTEAAAVLVRVAERDLSARMDGAYRGDHAALAASLNRALDNVRDTLADVGHAAARVGDAAARISTGSESLAAGTSEQASSLEEVSASLAELGAEARLAAQNSEEVNRLTGTALERAESGREGMRRLADAVHRIKSSADQTAKIVRTIDEIAFQTNLLALNAAVEAARAGDAGRGFAVVAEEVRALALRSAGAARDTADLIEGSVRTADEGVTLGADALARFDEIAGEIARASAVMGEIAAASARQADGVAQITAATEQMNRVTQHAASNAEESAATAVELSDEASGLQAALDAFTLGAGDARPQHETFDDEADDDVVMPPAVAQRMRVGV; encoded by the coding sequence ATGCTCCGTCTCCCCACGCTCACGGTTCGCGCGAAGATCGTCCTCCTGCCCACGCTCGCGGGTGTCAGCGCGGTGCTCGTCCTTGCCGCCACCTTCTTCTTCGGCCGCCGCACGCAGGCGGACTTCGTCACGCTGGAGCGCGGCCACTACGCGGCGCTCGACCAGAGCCGCGCCGCGGAGGCCGACCTCACGGTGCTGCAGCGCGTGATGCAGGACGCCGTCGCCGCCAGCGACGCCGGCGCGCTCACCGCCGCCGACTCGGTCGCGGGCGTGCTGAAGGGCCATCTGGAGTCGTCGAAGGCCAACCCCACCGTGCGCGCCGCGGAGCTGGACGCGCTGCAGGCGATGGCCGCCACCTACTACACGACCGCGCGCCCCGCCACCGAGCGCATGATCGCCGCCGCCGCGGGCGACACGACGGTCTCGCAGGACTCCGTGATGGCCGGCGTGCAGACGATGCGCGCCTCGTACAACGCGCTGAAGGACAGCCTCGCCGCGCGCACCAGGCGCCAGGAGGCCGCGGTGTCGGCCGCGTTCGCGACCGCGCGCGCCAACCAGGCGCAGACGGTGCCCGTCGTCTCGGCCGTGCTGGTGATCGGCATCCTCGTGCTGGCGCTGCTCTCGGCGTGGATCATCCGCAACGTGCTGGCCGCGCTGCGCGGCATGGCGCGCGCCGCGCAGGGCATCGCCCGCGGCGACGTGGACCAGGTGGTCGAGCACCGCTCGGCCGACGAGCTGGGGACGCTCGCGCAGTCGTTCCGCGAGACCATCGGCTACCTGAAGGACGTCGCCGGCGCCGCCGACTCGCTGGCCCGCGGCGACCTGTCGGTGAAGGTCGCGCCGCGCTCCGAGCAGGACGCGCTGGCGCGCAGCATGGCCCGCGCGACGGACACGCTGCGCCGCGTCTCCACCGAGACGCAGGCGCTCATCGACGCGGCGCGCGACGGCGACCTGCGGCGCCGCGGCGACGCCGCCGCGTTCGAGGGCGCGTACGCGGAGCTCGTGGGCGGCACCAACCGCATGCTCGACGCGATGACGGCCCCGCTCACCGAGGCCGCCGCGGTGCTGGTGCGCGTGGCCGAGCGCGACCTGAGCGCGCGCATGGACGGCGCGTATCGCGGCGACCACGCCGCGCTGGCGGCGTCGCTGAACCGCGCGCTCGACAACGTCCGCGACACGCTGGCGGACGTCGGCCACGCGGCCGCGCGCGTCGGCGACGCGGCGGCGCGCATCAGCACCGGCAGCGAGTCGCTGGCCGCGGGCACCAGCGAGCAGGCCAGCTCGCTGGAGGAGGTGTCGGCGTCGCTCGCGGAGCTGGGCGCCGAGGCGCGCCTGGCGGCGCAGAACAGCGAGGAGGTCAACCGCCTGACCGGCACGGCGCTGGAGCGCGCGGAGTCGGGGCGCGAGGGGATGCGCCGCCTCGCGGACGCGGTGCACCGCATCAAGTCGTCGGCCGACCAGACGGCGAAGATCGTGCGGACGATCGACGAGATCGCGTTCCAGACCAACCTGCTCGCGCTCAACGCCGCCGTGGAAGCCGCGCGCGCCGGCGATGCGGGCCGCGGCTTCGCGGTCGTCGCCGAGGAGGTGCGGGCGCTCGCGCTGCGGAGCGCGGGTGCGGCGCGCGACACGGCCGACCTCATCGAGGGCAGCGTGCGCACCGCCGACGAGGGCGTCACGCTCGGCGCCGACGCGCTGGCGCGCTTCGACGAGATCGCGGGCGAGATCGCGCGCGCGAGCGCGGTGATGGGCGAGATCGCGGCCGCGAGCGCGCGTCAGGCCGACGGCGTCGCGCAGATCACCGCCGCCACCGAGCAGATGAACCGCGTGACGCAGCACGCCGCGTCCAACGCCGAGGAGAGCGCGGCGACGGCGGTGGAGCTGTCGGACGAGGCCAGCGGGCTGCAGGCGGCGCTCGACGCCTTCACGCTGGGCGCGGGCGATGCGCGCCCGCAGCACGAGACGTTCGACGACGAGGCGGACGACGACGTCGTGATGCCGCCCGCCGTCGCGCAGCGGATGCGCGTGGGCGTGTGA
- a CDS encoding alginate lyase family protein, which translates to MKARSKARLLVAALLGLASAAGAQPVRKDANTGSTPALVLWRSDQIEKARQRLRAGDASLRPAYDALLADARAALTAGPWSVTDKELAPPSGDKRDYQSFGPYWWPDSTKPNGLPFIRRDGVVNPVTRRSSDSPRLYALTDAVETLAFAHYFSGDARYARRAGMLLRRFFLDSATGMRPHLRYGQAIPGVTEGRGIGIIDTRELARVADAVRLLRGTPGWSDADERGLQTWMRTYLEWLRTSDHGKDEADETNNHGIWYDAQLAGVALFVGDTAVVREIATRTAPARLAAQIAADGTQPEELARTRPLHYSIFNLEAMARIAETARAIGVDVWHWSAPSGASLKRAFEFVAPYADPAKKWAGTMVGTVEPDSLILPLRRAALALGDPSLTAPLAALPASRTAAHRSRLLYPDVVTPARGAARSADPTVGTASALDTLADRALTFAATQLRRSADAMDPKDGWPRHTLADGNWDRRGPVSWTNGFFPGTMWYLYEHTKDPYWREQAARWTTGLDTMARVTTTHDLGFVLFDSFGHQWRLTQDARARAVVLEGSATLAKRFNPRVGAIKSWDLDRVTDRRREWEGGYPVIVDNLMNLEMLFWAARNGGDPSLRALAERHALTSMQAHVREDGSVAHVALFDPQSGRFLRRTTWQGVNDSSAWARGQGWAIYGLGAAARETGNRDLLAGARRAADFFLAHLPADGVPFWDFRHPAIPNTERDASAAAIAASGLLELAKLVDAPTAARYRAGAERMLTALARDYLATGRPERSVLLHTVGDHPQNREIDVGMVYTDYYFVEALLRWKAAKSAR; encoded by the coding sequence ACGCCAGCGCTCGTGCTCTGGCGCTCCGACCAGATCGAGAAGGCGCGGCAGCGGCTGCGCGCGGGCGACGCGTCGCTGCGCCCCGCGTACGACGCGCTGCTCGCCGACGCGCGCGCGGCGCTGACCGCGGGCCCGTGGTCGGTGACCGACAAGGAGCTCGCGCCGCCGAGCGGGGACAAGCGCGACTACCAGAGCTTCGGGCCGTACTGGTGGCCCGACTCCACGAAGCCGAACGGCCTCCCCTTCATCCGCCGCGACGGCGTGGTGAACCCGGTGACGCGCCGCAGCTCGGACAGCCCGCGGCTGTACGCGCTCACCGACGCGGTCGAGACGCTGGCGTTCGCGCACTACTTCTCGGGCGACGCGCGCTACGCACGGCGCGCCGGCATGCTGCTGCGCCGCTTCTTCCTCGACTCCGCGACGGGCATGCGGCCGCACCTGCGCTACGGGCAGGCGATCCCCGGCGTGACCGAGGGGCGCGGCATCGGCATCATCGACACGCGCGAGCTGGCCCGCGTGGCCGACGCGGTGCGCCTGCTGCGCGGCACGCCCGGCTGGAGCGACGCCGACGAGCGCGGCCTGCAGACGTGGATGCGCACCTACCTGGAGTGGCTGCGCACCAGCGACCACGGGAAGGACGAGGCGGACGAGACGAACAACCACGGCATCTGGTACGACGCGCAGCTCGCGGGCGTCGCGCTGTTCGTGGGCGACACGGCGGTCGTGCGCGAGATCGCGACCCGCACCGCGCCCGCGCGCCTCGCCGCGCAGATCGCCGCCGACGGCACGCAGCCCGAGGAGCTCGCGCGCACGCGCCCGCTGCACTACAGCATCTTCAACCTCGAGGCGATGGCGCGCATCGCCGAGACGGCGCGCGCGATCGGCGTGGACGTCTGGCACTGGTCGGCGCCGAGCGGCGCGTCGCTCAAGCGGGCGTTCGAGTTCGTGGCGCCGTACGCCGACCCCGCGAAGAAGTGGGCGGGCACGATGGTCGGCACCGTGGAGCCGGACTCGCTGATCCTGCCGCTGCGCCGCGCCGCGCTGGCGCTGGGCGATCCGTCGCTGACGGCGCCGCTGGCCGCGCTGCCGGCGTCGCGCACCGCGGCGCACCGCTCGCGGCTGCTCTATCCGGACGTCGTGACGCCCGCCCGCGGCGCCGCGCGCAGCGCGGATCCGACCGTGGGCACGGCCTCCGCGCTCGACACGCTGGCCGACCGCGCGCTGACGTTCGCCGCCACGCAGCTCCGCCGCTCGGCCGACGCGATGGACCCCAAGGACGGCTGGCCGCGCCACACGCTCGCCGACGGCAACTGGGACCGCCGCGGCCCGGTGTCGTGGACCAACGGGTTCTTCCCGGGCACCATGTGGTACCTGTACGAGCACACGAAGGACCCGTACTGGCGCGAGCAGGCCGCGCGCTGGACCACGGGACTCGACACGATGGCGCGCGTGACGACGACGCACGACCTCGGCTTCGTGCTGTTCGACAGCTTCGGGCACCAGTGGCGGCTGACGCAGGACGCGCGCGCCAGGGCCGTGGTGCTGGAGGGGAGCGCGACGCTGGCGAAGCGCTTCAACCCGCGCGTGGGCGCCATCAAGTCGTGGGACCTCGACCGCGTCACCGACCGGCGCCGCGAGTGGGAGGGCGGCTACCCGGTGATCGTCGACAACCTGATGAACCTGGAGATGCTGTTCTGGGCGGCGCGCAACGGCGGCGATCCGTCGCTCAGGGCGCTGGCCGAGCGGCACGCGCTGACGTCGATGCAGGCGCACGTGCGCGAGGACGGGAGCGTGGCGCACGTCGCGCTGTTCGACCCGCAGAGCGGCCGCTTCCTGCGCCGCACGACCTGGCAGGGCGTCAACGACTCGTCGGCGTGGGCGCGCGGGCAGGGGTGGGCGATCTATGGACTCGGTGCCGCGGCGCGGGAGACGGGCAACCGCGACCTGCTGGCCGGCGCGCGGCGCGCGGCCGACTTCTTCCTCGCGCACCTGCCAGCGGACGGCGTGCCGTTCTGGGACTTCCGCCATCCGGCGATCCCGAACACGGAGCGCGATGCGTCCGCGGCGGCGATCGCGGCGTCGGGGCTGCTGGAGCTGGCGAAGCTGGTGGACGCGCCGACCGCCGCGCGCTACCGCGCCGGCGCCGAGCGGATGCTCACCGCGCTCGCGCGCGACTACCTCGCGACCGGGCGGCCGGAGCGCTCGGTGCTGCTGCACACCGTCGGCGACCACCCGCAGAACCGCGAGATCGACGTCGGCATGGTCTACACGGACTACTACTTCGTCGAGGCGCTGCTGCGCTGGAAGGCCGCGAAGTCAGCGCGCTGA